In a genomic window of Zingiber officinale cultivar Zhangliang chromosome 9B, Zo_v1.1, whole genome shotgun sequence:
- the LOC122023326 gene encoding protein NODULATION SIGNALING PATHWAY 1-like, whose protein sequence is MPFEDDEQGKSSLPEQHQQHHLMDWLEDSMSFLSSFLVDPCTTSTTSGGGINNNDITSYGWWAAPQGHEQADMNHTAPSMDSTLTPANSSRLLPQDELFRKRKKPMGPITGDKSMMFQAKERAEGEAAIDGEGEFVNEGEVNKKLASTARKGQGKSAGTSSNGGGKEARWAEQLLNPCAAAIEAANVSRVRHLICVLQELQSISGDANHRLAAHGLRALSNYLSSTGIGIPDRGGADAPAATTFVTVEPKLFRLALIKFNEVSPWFAFPNTLANASILQTLALDSSRRATSLHVVDVGVSHGVQWPTFLDALARRPGSGPPLVRLTVVGGAAPYGPFSAAPPGYDFRSHLLRYAKSIDLNLQIDHANVLGSKSLALVRGEILVICIQFRAGHNNTNDRTAFLESIRDLEPDIVVLSEIDGGIGSNGVDGRFPAAFAKKAELLWNFLDSTSAAFKGKDCPERQVMEGEAAKLLDTSAPAAEGRDRWRERMAAAGFLEEAFGDEAVESGRALLRKYDGNWETRTAPATAAPVTLWWKGRPVCFCSLWKSNRRS, encoded by the coding sequence ATGCCCTTTGAAGATGACGAGCAAGGTAAAAGCTCCTTGCCGGAGCAGCATCAGCAGCACCACCTCATGGACTGGTTGGAGGATTCCATGTcttttctctcctccttcctcGTTGATCCCTGCACAACATCGACCACCTCCGGTGGAGGCATCAACAACAATGATATTACCAGCTATGGATGGTGGGCGGCGCCACAAGGACATGAACAAGCCGACATGAACCACACTGCTCCATCCATGGACTCCACGCTCACCCCAGCAAACAGCTCTCGGTTGCTTCCTCAAGATGAATTATTTAGGAAGAGGAAGAAACCGATGGGACCGATCACAGGCGACAAGAGCATGATGTTTCAAGCCAAAGAGAGGGCGGAAGGTGAAGCTGCCATTGACGGTGAGGGGGAATTTGTGAATGAAGGTGAAGTAAACAAGAAGCTGGCTTCAACGGCGAGGAAGGGTCAAGGGAAGAGCGCGGGGACCTCGAGCAATGGCGGGGGAAAGGAAGCAAGATGGGCGGAGCAGTTGCTGAATCCGTGCGCAGCCGCCATAGAAGCGGCGAACGTCTCCCGAGTCCGGCACCTGATCTGCGTGCTTCAAGAACTGCAGTCTATTTCCGGCGACGCAAACCACCGGCTCGCGGCCCACGGTCTCCGCGCCCTCTCCAACTATCTATCGTCCACCGGAATCGGCATCCCCGACAGGGGCGGAGCAGATGCTCCAGCGGCGACCACCTTCGTGACCGTGGAGCCGAAGCTTTTCCGTTTGGCGCTCATCAAGTTCAACGAGGTCAGCCCCTGGTTCGCCTTCCCCAACACCCTCGCCAACGCCTCCATCCTCCAAACCCTAGCTCTCGATTCCAGCCGCCGCGCCACGTCCCTTCACGTGGTCGACGTCGGCGTCTCCCACGGTGTCCAGTGGCCAACGTTTCTCGATGCACTGGCCCGTCGTCCCGGAAGTGGGCCACCTCTGGTACGTCTCACTGTAGTAGGCGGCGCCGCCCCTTATGGCCCCTTCTCCGCCGCTCCTCCAGGCTATGACTTCCGCTCCCATCTACTCCGCTACGCTAAATCCATCGACCTAAACCTCCAGATCGACCACGCGAATGTTCTCGGATCCAAGTCCTTGGCTCTCGTCCGAGGAGAGATTCTCGTGATCTGCATCCAGTTCCGGGCTGGCCACAATAACACCAATGATCGGACGGCGTTCCTAGAGTCGATACGCGATCTGGAACCCGATATCGTGGTTCTAAGCGAGATCGACGGCGGAATCGGCAGCAACGGAGTCGACGGACGGTTTCCCGCAGCGTTCGCGAAGAAGGCGGAGCTTCTTTGGAACTTTCTGGATTCCACAAGCGCCGCGTTCAAGGGTAAGGACTGCCCGGAGAGGCAGGTAATGGAAGGCGAAGCAGCGAAGCTTCTGGACACGTCGGCGCCGGCGGCAGAGGGACGGGATCGTTGGCGTGAGAGGATGGCGGCGGCGGGATTCCTGGAAGAGGCATTCGGAGATGAGGCAGTGGAATCAGGTAGGGCGCTGCTGCGGAAGTACGACGGGAACTGGGAGACGCGGACGGCGCCAGCGACGGCCGCGCCGGTGACGCTGTGGTGGAAGGGGCGGCCGGTTTGCTTTTGTTCCCTGTGGAAGTCCAACCGGCGAAGCTGA
- the LOC122025016 gene encoding sm-like protein LSM1B: MSFAGPEDILLSTSLASYLDKKLLVLLRDGRKLLGILRSFDQFANVVLEGACERVIVGDLFCDIPLGLYVIRGENVVLIGELDSEREELPAHMICVSVPEIKRAQKAEREATDLKGSMRKRMEFLDLD; the protein is encoded by the exons ATGTCTTTTGCGGGACCAGAAGACATCTTGCTCTCCACTTCCCTTGCTAGCTATCTGGACA AAAAGCTTCTTGTGTTATTACGCGATGGGCGAAAGCTTCTAGGCATTCTTCGTTCTTTTGACCAATTTG CCAATGTGGTTCTTGAAGGTGCATGCGAGCGGGTAATTGTAGGAGATTTATTCTGTGATATTCCTCTGGGTCTCTACGTGATCCGTGGGGAGAATGTCGTTTTAATAGGAGAACtg GACTCGGAGAGGGAGGAGCTTCCAGCCCATATGATCTGTGTTTCGGTTCCAGAGATCAAAAGG GCACAAAAAGCTGAGAGGGAAGCCACAGATCTCAAGGGCTCTATGAGGAAGAGAATGGAGTTTCTCGATCTCGACTAG
- the LOC122025523 gene encoding U-box domain-containing protein 21-like, whose protein sequence is MALLSIRRRFNLKSRLDREAAVVPEEFRCPISLEMMRDPVTAATGITYDRLSIEVWLGMDNSTCPVTGREIAGGVEGELVPNHTLRKMIQDWCVANRSLGVERIPTPKIPVTDADVAGALSEIAAASRRGEGPRCARVAARVRRWARESERNRVRILSHGACAALVVALCAVATEHAEEILAALAAISPLDEVAARAAAASPAALRFLARTLKQGTTLAARGNAAWMLRQMVAASRGGGWRAVAETEGMVEALAETVRRPVSSAATKAALVCIMQAARGSEAAAGRAVEAGAVEAAVEMAAEAGDRSTCEKALGALEAMARWEVGRRRARGHALAVPVLAKKMFRVSELATELAVSALLRLCSGGGDEEEERRRCAVEAVESGAFQKLLLLLQVGCSDEAREGATNLLRLLNGYRQRNECVDSMDLKGLKRPI, encoded by the coding sequence ATGGCGTTGTTGTCGATCAGACGTCGATTTAACTTGAAATCGAGGCTGGATCGTGAGGCGGCGGTTGTGCCGGAGGAATTCCGGTGCCCGATATCGCTGGAAATGATGAGGGATCCGGTGACGGCGGCGACCGGAATCACGTACGACCGGTTGAGCATCGAGGTGTGGTTGGGGATGGACAATTCCACGTGTCCGGTCACGGGCAGGGAGATCGCCGGCGGTGTTGAAGGCGAGCTGGTTCCTAATCACACTCTGCGTAAGATGATTCAGGACTGGTGCGTCGCGAACCGGTCGCTAGGCGTGGAGCGGATTCCGACGCCGAAGATTCCGGTTACTGATGCTGATGTCGCCGGGGCTCTGTCGGAGATCGCCGCCGCGAGCCGGCGAGGGGAGGGGCCGCGGTGCGCGCGGGTGGCTGCGCGGGTGAGGAGGTGGGCGAGGGAGAGCGAGCGGAACCGGGTGCGGATCTTGTCCCACGGCGCGTGCGCGGCGCTGGTGGTGGCGCTCTGCGCTGTGGCGACGGAGCACGCGGAGGAGATCCTGGCGGCGCTGGCGGCGATCTCGCCGCTGGACGAGGTGGCCGCGCGGGCCGCCGCGGCGTCGCCGGCGGCTCTGCGTTTCCTGGCGCGGACGCTGAAGCAGGGGACGACGCTGGCGGCGAGGGGGAACGCGGCGTGGATGCTGAGGCAGATGGTGGCGGCGTCGCGCGGGGGCGGATGGCGGGCGGTGGCGGAAACCGAAGGGATGGTGGAGGCGCTGGCGGAGACGGTGCGGAGGCCGGTGTCGTCCGCGGCGACGAAGGCGGCGCTGGTGTGCATCATGCAGGCGGCGAGGGGGAGCGAGGCGGCGGCGGGGAGGGCGGTGGAGGCCGGCGCGGTGGAGGCGGCGGTGGAGATGGCGGCGGAGGCCGGGGATAGGAGCACGTGCGAGAAGGCGCTGGGGGCGCTGGAGGCGATGGCGAGGTGGGAGGTCGGGAGGCGGAGGGCGCGGGGTCACGCGCTGGCCGTGCCGGTGCTGGCGAAGAAGATGTTCCGGGTGTCAGAGCTGGCGACGGAGCTGGCAGTGTCGGCGCTGTTGAGGCtgtgctcgggaggaggagacgAGGAAGAGGAGAGGCGTAGGTGCGCGGTGGAGGCGGTGGAAAGCGGGGCGTTCCAGAAGCTTCTGCTGCTGCTGCAGGTGGGATGCAGCGACGAGGCGAGGGAGGGGGCCACCAACCTGCTCCGGTTGTTGAATGGGTACAGGCAGAGGAACGAGTGTGTCGACAGCATGGACCTGAAGGGACTCAAAAGGCCCATCtaa